Proteins from a single region of Manis javanica isolate MJ-LG chromosome 5, MJ_LKY, whole genome shotgun sequence:
- the PCDH7 gene encoding protocadherin-7 isoform X8 has protein sequence MLRMRTAGWARGWCLGCCLLLPLSLSLAAAKQLLRYRLAEEGPADVRIGNVASDLGIVTGSGEVTFSLESGSEYLKIDNLTGELSTSERRIDREKLPQCQMIFDENECFLDFEVSVIGPSQSWVDLFEGRVIVLDINDNTPTFPSPVLTLTVEENRPVGTLYLLPTATDRDFGRNGIERYELLQEPGGGGGGDGRRAGTADSAPYPGGGGNGASGGGPGGSKRRLDAPEGGGGTNPGARSSVFELQVADTPDGEKQPQLIVKGALDREQRDSYELTLRVRDGGDPPRSSQAILRVLITDVNDNSPRFEKSVYEADLAENSAPGTPILQLRAADLDVGVNGQIEYVFGAATESVRRLLRLDETSGWLSVLHRIDREEVNQLRFTVMARDRGQPPKTDKATVVLNIKDENDNVPSIEIRKIGRIPLKDGVANVAEDVLVDTPIALVQVSDRDQGENGVVTCTVVGDVPFQLKPASDTEGDQNKKKYFLHTSAPLDYETTREFNVVIVAVDSGSPSLSSNNSLVVKVGDTNDNPPVFGQSVVEVYFPENNIPGERVATVLATDADSGKNAEIAYSLDSSVMGIFAIDPDSGDILVNTVLDREQTDRYEFKVNAKDKGTPVLQGSTTVIVQVADKNDNDPKFMQDIFTFYVKENLQPNSPVGMVTVMDADKGRNAEMSLYIEENSNIFSIENDTGTIYSTMSFDREHQTTYTFRVKAVDGGDPPRSATATVSLFVMDENDNAPMVTLPRNISYTLLPPSSNVRTVVATVLATDSDDGINADLNFSIVGGNPFKLFEIDSTSGVVSLVGKLTQKHYGLHRLVVQVNDSGQPSQSTTTLVHVFVNESVSNATVIDSQIARSLHTPLTQDIAGDPSYEISKQRLSIVIGVVAGIMTVILIILIVVMARYCRSKNKNGYEAGKKDHEDFFTPQQHDKSKKPKKDKKNKKSKQPLYSSIVTVEASKPNGQRYDSVNEKLSDSPSMGRYRSVNGGPGSPDLARHYKSSSPLPTVQLHPQSPTAGKKHQAVQDLPPANTFVGAGDNISIGSDHCSEYSCQTNNKYSKQVDTVQTMNPSGHIEESC, from the coding sequence ATGCTGAGGATGCGGACCGCGGGGTGGGCGCGCGGCTGGTGTCTGGGCTGCTGTCTCCTCTTGCCGCTCTCGCTCAGCCTGGCGGCCGCCAAGCAACTCCTCCGGTACCGACTGGCCGAGGAGGGCCCCGCAGACGTCCGCATCGGCAACGTGGCTTCGGACCTAGGCATCGTGACCGGCTCGGGTGAGGTGACTTTCAGCCTCGAGTCGGGCTCAGAGTACCTGAAGATCGACAACCTCACCGGCGAGCTGAGTACGAGCGAGCGGCGCATCGACCGCGAGAAGCTGCCCCAGTGTCAAATGATCTTCGACGAGAACGAGTGCTTCCTGGACTTCGAGGTGTCGGTGATCGGGCCGTCGCAGAGCTGGGTGGACCTGTTCGAGGGTCGGGTCATCGTGCTCGACATCAACGACAACACGCCCACCTTCCCGTCGCCCGTGCTCACGCTCACGGTGGAGGAGAACCGCCCGGTGGGCACTCTGTACCTGCTGCCCACCGCCACCGACCGTGACTTCGGCCGCAACGGCATCGAGCGCTACGAGCTGCTCCAGGAgcccgggggcggcggcggcggcgacggaCGGCGCGCCGGGACTGCCGACAGCGCCCCCTACCCCGGGGGCGGCGGGAACGGCGCGAGCGGTGGCGGCCCCGGCGGCTCCAAGCGGCGGCTAGACGCACCGGAGGGAGGCGGCGGGACCAACCCGGGTGCCCGCAGCAGCGTGTTCGAGCTGCAGGTGGCCGACACCCCGGATGGCGAGAAGCAGCCGCAGCTGATCGTGAAGGGGGCGCTGGACCGCGAGCAGCGCGACTCCTACGAGCTGACCCTGCGTGTGCGCGACGGGGGCGACCCACCTCGCTCTTCTCAGGCCATCCTGCGGGTGCTCATCACCGACGTGAACGACAACAGTCCCCGCTTCGAGAAGAGCGTGTACGAGGCTGACCTGGCCGAGAACAGCGCCCCGGGGACCCCCATCTTGCAGCTGCGTGCCGCTGACCTGGACGTTGGGGTTAACGGGCAGATCGAGTACGTGTTTGGGGCGGCTACGGAGTCCGTGCGGCGGCTGCTGCGCCTCGACGAGACGTCCGGCTGGCTCAGTGTTCTGCACCGTATCGACCGCGAGGAGGTGAACCAGCTGCGCTTCACCGTCATGGCCCGCGACCGCGGGCAGCCCCCTAAAACTGACAAGGCCACAGTGGTCCTCAACATCAAGGACGAGAACGACAACGTACCGTCCATTGAAATCCGTAAAATCGGGCGCATCCCCCTCAAGGACGGAGTGGCCAACGTGGCCGAGGACGTACTGGTCGACACCCCCATCGCCCTGGTGCAGGTGTCCGACCGAGACCAAGGCGAGAATGGGGTGGTCACCTGCACCGTGGTGGGCGACGTGCCCTTCCAGCTCAAGCCGGCCAGCGACACGGAGGGCGACCAGAACAAGAAAAAGTACTTTCTGCACACCTCGGCCCCGTTGGACTATGAGACCACCCGGGAATTCAACGTGGTCATAGTGGCGGTAGACTCTGGTAgccccagcctctccagcaacAACTCCTTGGTTGTGAAGGTGGGAGACACCAATGACAACCCGCCCGTCTTTGGCCAATCGGTGGTGGAGGTTTACTTTCCCGAGAACAACATCCCTGGAGAGAGGGTGGCCACGGTGCTGGCGACAGACGCGGACAGCGGGAAAAACGCAGAGATCGCCTACTCGCTGGACTCCTCCGTGATGGGGATTTTTGCCATCGATCCTGATTCAGGGGACATCCTCGTCAATACGGTGCTGGACCGCGAGCAGACTGACAGGTATGAGTTTAAAGTTAACGCCAAAGACAAAGGCACCCCGGTGCTGCAGGGCAGCACCACGGTGATTGTGCAGGTGGCTGACAAGAATGACAATGACCCTAAGTTTATGCAGGACATCTTTACCTTTTATGTGAAAGAAAACTTGCAGCCCAACAGCCCCGTGGGGATGGTCACGGTGATGGATGCTGACAAGGGGCGCAATGCGGAAATGAGCCTGTACATAGAGGAAAACAGTAACATTTTTTCCATTGAAAATGACACGGGGACCATTTATTCCACAATGTCTTTTGACCGGGAACATCAGACCACATACACATTCAGAGTTAAGGCTGTGGATGGGGGAGATCCTCCCAGATCAGCCACAGCCACAGTCTCTCTCTTTGTGATGGATGAGAATGACAATGCTCCCATGGTTACCCTTCCCAGAAACATTTCCTACACTTTGCTGCCACCTTCAAGTAATGTCAGGACAGTAGTAGCTACAGTCTTGGCAACAGACAGTGATGATGGCATCAATGCAGACCTTAACTTCAGCATTGTGGGAGGGAATCCCTTCAAACTGTTTGAAATTGATTCCACCAGTGGTGTGGTTTCCTTAGTGGGAAAACTGACCCAAAAGCACTATGGCTTGCACAGGTTGGTGGTGCAAGTGAATGACAGTGGGCAGCCTTCCCAGTCCACCACCACTCTGGTGCATGTGTTTGTCAATGAAAGTGTTTCTAACGCGACTGTGATTGACTCCCAGATAGCCAGGAGTTTGCACACGCCACTCACCCAGGACATAGCTGGTGACCCAAGCTATGAAATTAGCAAACAGAGACTCAGTATTGTCATTGGGGTGGTTGCTGGAATTATGACAGTGATTCTAATCATCTTAATTGTAGTGATGGCAAGGTACTGCCGgtccaaaaataaaaatggctatGAAGCCGGCAAAAAAGATCACGAAGACTTTTTTACACCCCAACAGCATGACAAATCTAAAAAGCCtaaaaaggacaagaaaaacaaaaaatctaagcAGCCTCTCTACAGCAGCATTGTCACTGTAGAAGCTTCTAAACCAAATGGACAGAGGTATGACAGTGTCAATGAGAAGCTGTCAGATAGCCCGAGCATGGGGCGATACCGATCTGTTAACGGTGGGCCTGGCAGTCCTGACCTGGCCAGGCATTACAAATCTAGTTCTCCATTGCCTACTGTCCAGCTTCACCCCCAGTCACCAACTGCAGGAAAAAAACACCAGGCCGTACAAGATCTACCACCAGCCAACACATTTGTGGGAGCAGGAGACAACATTTCAATTGGATCAGATCATTGCTCTGAGTACAGCTGTCAAACCAATAACAAGTACAGCAAACAG
- the PCDH7 gene encoding protocadherin-7 isoform X6, protein MLRMRTAGWARGWCLGCCLLLPLSLSLAAAKQLLRYRLAEEGPADVRIGNVASDLGIVTGSGEVTFSLESGSEYLKIDNLTGELSTSERRIDREKLPQCQMIFDENECFLDFEVSVIGPSQSWVDLFEGRVIVLDINDNTPTFPSPVLTLTVEENRPVGTLYLLPTATDRDFGRNGIERYELLQEPGGGGGGDGRRAGTADSAPYPGGGGNGASGGGPGGSKRRLDAPEGGGGTNPGARSSVFELQVADTPDGEKQPQLIVKGALDREQRDSYELTLRVRDGGDPPRSSQAILRVLITDVNDNSPRFEKSVYEADLAENSAPGTPILQLRAADLDVGVNGQIEYVFGAATESVRRLLRLDETSGWLSVLHRIDREEVNQLRFTVMARDRGQPPKTDKATVVLNIKDENDNVPSIEIRKIGRIPLKDGVANVAEDVLVDTPIALVQVSDRDQGENGVVTCTVVGDVPFQLKPASDTEGDQNKKKYFLHTSAPLDYETTREFNVVIVAVDSGSPSLSSNNSLVVKVGDTNDNPPVFGQSVVEVYFPENNIPGERVATVLATDADSGKNAEIAYSLDSSVMGIFAIDPDSGDILVNTVLDREQTDRYEFKVNAKDKGTPVLQGSTTVIVQVADKNDNDPKFMQDIFTFYVKENLQPNSPVGMVTVMDADKGRNAEMSLYIEENSNIFSIENDTGTIYSTMSFDREHQTTYTFRVKAVDGGDPPRSATATVSLFVMDENDNAPMVTLPRNISYTLLPPSSNVRTVVATVLATDSDDGINADLNFSIVGGNPFKLFEIDSTSGVVSLVGKLTQKHYGLHRLVVQVNDSGQPSQSTTTLVHVFVNESVSNATVIDSQIARSLHTPLTQDIAGDPSYEISKQRLSIVIGVVAGIMTVILIILIVVMARYCRSKNKNGYEAGKKDHEDFFTPQQHDKSKKPKKDKKNKKSKQPLYSSIVTVEASKPNGQRYDSVNEKLSDSPSMGRYRSVNGGPGSPDLARHYKSSSPLPTVQLHPQSPTAGKKHQAVQDLPPANTFVGAGDNISIGSDHCSEYSCQTNNKYSKQPFRRVTFSVVSQPQDPQQGSLQSCYDSGLEESETPSSAAPFQGTAGTKRMGSPYKGKAQHICELQLLLVPPLRQCFGSLSMT, encoded by the coding sequence ATGCTGAGGATGCGGACCGCGGGGTGGGCGCGCGGCTGGTGTCTGGGCTGCTGTCTCCTCTTGCCGCTCTCGCTCAGCCTGGCGGCCGCCAAGCAACTCCTCCGGTACCGACTGGCCGAGGAGGGCCCCGCAGACGTCCGCATCGGCAACGTGGCTTCGGACCTAGGCATCGTGACCGGCTCGGGTGAGGTGACTTTCAGCCTCGAGTCGGGCTCAGAGTACCTGAAGATCGACAACCTCACCGGCGAGCTGAGTACGAGCGAGCGGCGCATCGACCGCGAGAAGCTGCCCCAGTGTCAAATGATCTTCGACGAGAACGAGTGCTTCCTGGACTTCGAGGTGTCGGTGATCGGGCCGTCGCAGAGCTGGGTGGACCTGTTCGAGGGTCGGGTCATCGTGCTCGACATCAACGACAACACGCCCACCTTCCCGTCGCCCGTGCTCACGCTCACGGTGGAGGAGAACCGCCCGGTGGGCACTCTGTACCTGCTGCCCACCGCCACCGACCGTGACTTCGGCCGCAACGGCATCGAGCGCTACGAGCTGCTCCAGGAgcccgggggcggcggcggcggcgacggaCGGCGCGCCGGGACTGCCGACAGCGCCCCCTACCCCGGGGGCGGCGGGAACGGCGCGAGCGGTGGCGGCCCCGGCGGCTCCAAGCGGCGGCTAGACGCACCGGAGGGAGGCGGCGGGACCAACCCGGGTGCCCGCAGCAGCGTGTTCGAGCTGCAGGTGGCCGACACCCCGGATGGCGAGAAGCAGCCGCAGCTGATCGTGAAGGGGGCGCTGGACCGCGAGCAGCGCGACTCCTACGAGCTGACCCTGCGTGTGCGCGACGGGGGCGACCCACCTCGCTCTTCTCAGGCCATCCTGCGGGTGCTCATCACCGACGTGAACGACAACAGTCCCCGCTTCGAGAAGAGCGTGTACGAGGCTGACCTGGCCGAGAACAGCGCCCCGGGGACCCCCATCTTGCAGCTGCGTGCCGCTGACCTGGACGTTGGGGTTAACGGGCAGATCGAGTACGTGTTTGGGGCGGCTACGGAGTCCGTGCGGCGGCTGCTGCGCCTCGACGAGACGTCCGGCTGGCTCAGTGTTCTGCACCGTATCGACCGCGAGGAGGTGAACCAGCTGCGCTTCACCGTCATGGCCCGCGACCGCGGGCAGCCCCCTAAAACTGACAAGGCCACAGTGGTCCTCAACATCAAGGACGAGAACGACAACGTACCGTCCATTGAAATCCGTAAAATCGGGCGCATCCCCCTCAAGGACGGAGTGGCCAACGTGGCCGAGGACGTACTGGTCGACACCCCCATCGCCCTGGTGCAGGTGTCCGACCGAGACCAAGGCGAGAATGGGGTGGTCACCTGCACCGTGGTGGGCGACGTGCCCTTCCAGCTCAAGCCGGCCAGCGACACGGAGGGCGACCAGAACAAGAAAAAGTACTTTCTGCACACCTCGGCCCCGTTGGACTATGAGACCACCCGGGAATTCAACGTGGTCATAGTGGCGGTAGACTCTGGTAgccccagcctctccagcaacAACTCCTTGGTTGTGAAGGTGGGAGACACCAATGACAACCCGCCCGTCTTTGGCCAATCGGTGGTGGAGGTTTACTTTCCCGAGAACAACATCCCTGGAGAGAGGGTGGCCACGGTGCTGGCGACAGACGCGGACAGCGGGAAAAACGCAGAGATCGCCTACTCGCTGGACTCCTCCGTGATGGGGATTTTTGCCATCGATCCTGATTCAGGGGACATCCTCGTCAATACGGTGCTGGACCGCGAGCAGACTGACAGGTATGAGTTTAAAGTTAACGCCAAAGACAAAGGCACCCCGGTGCTGCAGGGCAGCACCACGGTGATTGTGCAGGTGGCTGACAAGAATGACAATGACCCTAAGTTTATGCAGGACATCTTTACCTTTTATGTGAAAGAAAACTTGCAGCCCAACAGCCCCGTGGGGATGGTCACGGTGATGGATGCTGACAAGGGGCGCAATGCGGAAATGAGCCTGTACATAGAGGAAAACAGTAACATTTTTTCCATTGAAAATGACACGGGGACCATTTATTCCACAATGTCTTTTGACCGGGAACATCAGACCACATACACATTCAGAGTTAAGGCTGTGGATGGGGGAGATCCTCCCAGATCAGCCACAGCCACAGTCTCTCTCTTTGTGATGGATGAGAATGACAATGCTCCCATGGTTACCCTTCCCAGAAACATTTCCTACACTTTGCTGCCACCTTCAAGTAATGTCAGGACAGTAGTAGCTACAGTCTTGGCAACAGACAGTGATGATGGCATCAATGCAGACCTTAACTTCAGCATTGTGGGAGGGAATCCCTTCAAACTGTTTGAAATTGATTCCACCAGTGGTGTGGTTTCCTTAGTGGGAAAACTGACCCAAAAGCACTATGGCTTGCACAGGTTGGTGGTGCAAGTGAATGACAGTGGGCAGCCTTCCCAGTCCACCACCACTCTGGTGCATGTGTTTGTCAATGAAAGTGTTTCTAACGCGACTGTGATTGACTCCCAGATAGCCAGGAGTTTGCACACGCCACTCACCCAGGACATAGCTGGTGACCCAAGCTATGAAATTAGCAAACAGAGACTCAGTATTGTCATTGGGGTGGTTGCTGGAATTATGACAGTGATTCTAATCATCTTAATTGTAGTGATGGCAAGGTACTGCCGgtccaaaaataaaaatggctatGAAGCCGGCAAAAAAGATCACGAAGACTTTTTTACACCCCAACAGCATGACAAATCTAAAAAGCCtaaaaaggacaagaaaaacaaaaaatctaagcAGCCTCTCTACAGCAGCATTGTCACTGTAGAAGCTTCTAAACCAAATGGACAGAGGTATGACAGTGTCAATGAGAAGCTGTCAGATAGCCCGAGCATGGGGCGATACCGATCTGTTAACGGTGGGCCTGGCAGTCCTGACCTGGCCAGGCATTACAAATCTAGTTCTCCATTGCCTACTGTCCAGCTTCACCCCCAGTCACCAACTGCAGGAAAAAAACACCAGGCCGTACAAGATCTACCACCAGCCAACACATTTGTGGGAGCAGGAGACAACATTTCAATTGGATCAGATCATTGCTCTGAGTACAGCTGTCAAACCAATAACAAGTACAGCAAACAG
- the PCDH7 gene encoding protocadherin-7 isoform X4 → MLRMRTAGWARGWCLGCCLLLPLSLSLAAAKQLLRYRLAEEGPADVRIGNVASDLGIVTGSGEVTFSLESGSEYLKIDNLTGELSTSERRIDREKLPQCQMIFDENECFLDFEVSVIGPSQSWVDLFEGRVIVLDINDNTPTFPSPVLTLTVEENRPVGTLYLLPTATDRDFGRNGIERYELLQEPGGGGGGDGRRAGTADSAPYPGGGGNGASGGGPGGSKRRLDAPEGGGGTNPGARSSVFELQVADTPDGEKQPQLIVKGALDREQRDSYELTLRVRDGGDPPRSSQAILRVLITDVNDNSPRFEKSVYEADLAENSAPGTPILQLRAADLDVGVNGQIEYVFGAATESVRRLLRLDETSGWLSVLHRIDREEVNQLRFTVMARDRGQPPKTDKATVVLNIKDENDNVPSIEIRKIGRIPLKDGVANVAEDVLVDTPIALVQVSDRDQGENGVVTCTVVGDVPFQLKPASDTEGDQNKKKYFLHTSAPLDYETTREFNVVIVAVDSGSPSLSSNNSLVVKVGDTNDNPPVFGQSVVEVYFPENNIPGERVATVLATDADSGKNAEIAYSLDSSVMGIFAIDPDSGDILVNTVLDREQTDRYEFKVNAKDKGTPVLQGSTTVIVQVADKNDNDPKFMQDIFTFYVKENLQPNSPVGMVTVMDADKGRNAEMSLYIEENSNIFSIENDTGTIYSTMSFDREHQTTYTFRVKAVDGGDPPRSATATVSLFVMDENDNAPMVTLPRNISYTLLPPSSNVRTVVATVLATDSDDGINADLNFSIVGGNPFKLFEIDSTSGVVSLVGKLTQKHYGLHRLVVQVNDSGQPSQSTTTLVHVFVNESVSNATVIDSQIARSLHTPLTQDIAGDPSYEISKQRLSIVIGVVAGIMTVILIILIVVMARYCRSKNKNGYEAGKKDHEDFFTPQQHDKSKKPKKDKKNKKSKQPLYSSIVTVEASKPNGQRYDSVNEKLSDSPSMGRYRSVNGGPGSPDLARHYKSSSPLPTVQLHPQSPTAGKKHQAVQDLPPANTFVGAGDNISIGSDHCSEYSCQTNNKYSKQPFRRVTFSVVSQPQDPQQGSLQSCYDSGLEESETPSSKSSSGPRLGALPLPEDNYERTTPDGSVGEAEHMENGVAAITTFPLLPFPHGKTHGRRVLLRPLH, encoded by the coding sequence ATGCTGAGGATGCGGACCGCGGGGTGGGCGCGCGGCTGGTGTCTGGGCTGCTGTCTCCTCTTGCCGCTCTCGCTCAGCCTGGCGGCCGCCAAGCAACTCCTCCGGTACCGACTGGCCGAGGAGGGCCCCGCAGACGTCCGCATCGGCAACGTGGCTTCGGACCTAGGCATCGTGACCGGCTCGGGTGAGGTGACTTTCAGCCTCGAGTCGGGCTCAGAGTACCTGAAGATCGACAACCTCACCGGCGAGCTGAGTACGAGCGAGCGGCGCATCGACCGCGAGAAGCTGCCCCAGTGTCAAATGATCTTCGACGAGAACGAGTGCTTCCTGGACTTCGAGGTGTCGGTGATCGGGCCGTCGCAGAGCTGGGTGGACCTGTTCGAGGGTCGGGTCATCGTGCTCGACATCAACGACAACACGCCCACCTTCCCGTCGCCCGTGCTCACGCTCACGGTGGAGGAGAACCGCCCGGTGGGCACTCTGTACCTGCTGCCCACCGCCACCGACCGTGACTTCGGCCGCAACGGCATCGAGCGCTACGAGCTGCTCCAGGAgcccgggggcggcggcggcggcgacggaCGGCGCGCCGGGACTGCCGACAGCGCCCCCTACCCCGGGGGCGGCGGGAACGGCGCGAGCGGTGGCGGCCCCGGCGGCTCCAAGCGGCGGCTAGACGCACCGGAGGGAGGCGGCGGGACCAACCCGGGTGCCCGCAGCAGCGTGTTCGAGCTGCAGGTGGCCGACACCCCGGATGGCGAGAAGCAGCCGCAGCTGATCGTGAAGGGGGCGCTGGACCGCGAGCAGCGCGACTCCTACGAGCTGACCCTGCGTGTGCGCGACGGGGGCGACCCACCTCGCTCTTCTCAGGCCATCCTGCGGGTGCTCATCACCGACGTGAACGACAACAGTCCCCGCTTCGAGAAGAGCGTGTACGAGGCTGACCTGGCCGAGAACAGCGCCCCGGGGACCCCCATCTTGCAGCTGCGTGCCGCTGACCTGGACGTTGGGGTTAACGGGCAGATCGAGTACGTGTTTGGGGCGGCTACGGAGTCCGTGCGGCGGCTGCTGCGCCTCGACGAGACGTCCGGCTGGCTCAGTGTTCTGCACCGTATCGACCGCGAGGAGGTGAACCAGCTGCGCTTCACCGTCATGGCCCGCGACCGCGGGCAGCCCCCTAAAACTGACAAGGCCACAGTGGTCCTCAACATCAAGGACGAGAACGACAACGTACCGTCCATTGAAATCCGTAAAATCGGGCGCATCCCCCTCAAGGACGGAGTGGCCAACGTGGCCGAGGACGTACTGGTCGACACCCCCATCGCCCTGGTGCAGGTGTCCGACCGAGACCAAGGCGAGAATGGGGTGGTCACCTGCACCGTGGTGGGCGACGTGCCCTTCCAGCTCAAGCCGGCCAGCGACACGGAGGGCGACCAGAACAAGAAAAAGTACTTTCTGCACACCTCGGCCCCGTTGGACTATGAGACCACCCGGGAATTCAACGTGGTCATAGTGGCGGTAGACTCTGGTAgccccagcctctccagcaacAACTCCTTGGTTGTGAAGGTGGGAGACACCAATGACAACCCGCCCGTCTTTGGCCAATCGGTGGTGGAGGTTTACTTTCCCGAGAACAACATCCCTGGAGAGAGGGTGGCCACGGTGCTGGCGACAGACGCGGACAGCGGGAAAAACGCAGAGATCGCCTACTCGCTGGACTCCTCCGTGATGGGGATTTTTGCCATCGATCCTGATTCAGGGGACATCCTCGTCAATACGGTGCTGGACCGCGAGCAGACTGACAGGTATGAGTTTAAAGTTAACGCCAAAGACAAAGGCACCCCGGTGCTGCAGGGCAGCACCACGGTGATTGTGCAGGTGGCTGACAAGAATGACAATGACCCTAAGTTTATGCAGGACATCTTTACCTTTTATGTGAAAGAAAACTTGCAGCCCAACAGCCCCGTGGGGATGGTCACGGTGATGGATGCTGACAAGGGGCGCAATGCGGAAATGAGCCTGTACATAGAGGAAAACAGTAACATTTTTTCCATTGAAAATGACACGGGGACCATTTATTCCACAATGTCTTTTGACCGGGAACATCAGACCACATACACATTCAGAGTTAAGGCTGTGGATGGGGGAGATCCTCCCAGATCAGCCACAGCCACAGTCTCTCTCTTTGTGATGGATGAGAATGACAATGCTCCCATGGTTACCCTTCCCAGAAACATTTCCTACACTTTGCTGCCACCTTCAAGTAATGTCAGGACAGTAGTAGCTACAGTCTTGGCAACAGACAGTGATGATGGCATCAATGCAGACCTTAACTTCAGCATTGTGGGAGGGAATCCCTTCAAACTGTTTGAAATTGATTCCACCAGTGGTGTGGTTTCCTTAGTGGGAAAACTGACCCAAAAGCACTATGGCTTGCACAGGTTGGTGGTGCAAGTGAATGACAGTGGGCAGCCTTCCCAGTCCACCACCACTCTGGTGCATGTGTTTGTCAATGAAAGTGTTTCTAACGCGACTGTGATTGACTCCCAGATAGCCAGGAGTTTGCACACGCCACTCACCCAGGACATAGCTGGTGACCCAAGCTATGAAATTAGCAAACAGAGACTCAGTATTGTCATTGGGGTGGTTGCTGGAATTATGACAGTGATTCTAATCATCTTAATTGTAGTGATGGCAAGGTACTGCCGgtccaaaaataaaaatggctatGAAGCCGGCAAAAAAGATCACGAAGACTTTTTTACACCCCAACAGCATGACAAATCTAAAAAGCCtaaaaaggacaagaaaaacaaaaaatctaagcAGCCTCTCTACAGCAGCATTGTCACTGTAGAAGCTTCTAAACCAAATGGACAGAGGTATGACAGTGTCAATGAGAAGCTGTCAGATAGCCCGAGCATGGGGCGATACCGATCTGTTAACGGTGGGCCTGGCAGTCCTGACCTGGCCAGGCATTACAAATCTAGTTCTCCATTGCCTACTGTCCAGCTTCACCCCCAGTCACCAACTGCAGGAAAAAAACACCAGGCCGTACAAGATCTACCACCAGCCAACACATTTGTGGGAGCAGGAGACAACATTTCAATTGGATCAGATCATTGCTCTGAGTACAGCTGTCAAACCAATAACAAGTACAGCAAACAG